One window from the genome of Anopheles merus strain MAF chromosome 3R, AmerM5.1, whole genome shotgun sequence encodes:
- the LOC121597218 gene encoding exosome RNA helicase MTR4-like: MSNVDDLFSVFDEQNDDDNGPVPVVEPASSASAKQPNNDAATSKKRESTTAAPKRELEVVDVLSDEEQVAKKAKVESILDDINLDNIESRIKVHTIQSPEACTHEVAVYPDQKYMPLAPATGKPAKEYAFVLDPFQKEAILCIENNQSVLVSAHTSAGKTVVAEYAIAKSLADKQRVIYTTPIKALSNQKYREFHEEFKDVGLVTGDVTINPSASCLIMTTEILRNMLYRGSEIMREVGWVIFDEIHYMRDKERGVVWEETLILLPDNVHYVFLSATIPNARQFAEWVCHLHKQPCHVVYTDYRPTPLQHYLFPAGGDGIHLVVDERGQFKEDNFNTAMNVLQTAGEAAKGDQKGRKGGLKASNAGETNIFKIVKMIMERSFAPVIIFSFSKKDCEVYAMQMAKLDFNSSTEKKLVDEVFNNAMDVLTEEDRQLPQVENVLPLLRRGIGIHHGGLLPILKETIEILFGEGLIKALFATETFAMGLNMPARTVLFTSPRKFDGKDFRWVTSGEYIQMSGRAGRRGLDDKGIVILMIDEAVSPAVGKDIVQGRADPINSAFHLTYNMVLNLLRVEEINPEYMLERSFFQFQNQSSIPEIYKRVQKKQKQLLAVEIKDEQSIISYHHVREQLDRLGQEFREYITRPVYLVPFLQPGRMIKIQSDAGEFEWGIIVNFKKENADSKQNPLKTEQKVVIDVLLHVADGFEKEGIPKPCPPGKRGSVEVVPVLHKLVSRISSLRVYYPNDLRPADNRRSVLKTIEEVKKRFPQGPPLLNPITDMHIKEKEFQGIVDMIDKFEKRLFAHPLHESAGLERLYAQYMSKLELEKELRNEKNALREARSLLQMSELKHRKRVLRRLGYCTAADVIEFKGRVACELSCADELLITEMVFNGTFTDLTPSQSCALLSCFVCDEKSNEMPAATHELSGPLRQMQDLARRIAKVSNECKVEVDEERYVESFKPFLMDVVLCWCKGASFAQLCKMTDIFEGSIIRCMRRLEELLRQMVQASKTIGNTDLENKFSEAIRLLKRDIVFAASLYL; the protein is encoded by the exons ATGTCGAATGTGGACGATTTGTTCAGTGTGTTTGACGAGcagaacgacgacgacaatgGGCCCGTGCCGGTGGTCGAACCAGCGTCCTCGGCATCGGCCAAGCAGCCAAACAACGATGCAGCGACCAGCAAGAAAAG AGAGTCAACAACCGCAGCTCCTAAGCGTGAGCTGGAGGTGGTGGATGTGCTGAGCGACGAGGAACAGGTGGCGAAAAAGGCAAAGGTGGAATCGATACTGGACGATATTAA CTTGGACAACATTGAAAGCCGCATCAAGGTACACACGATACAGTCGCCGGAGGCATGCACACACGAGGTGGCCGTTTACCCGGACCAGAAGTACATGCCGCTCGCACCGGCCACCGGTAAACCGGCGAAAGAGTACGCCTTCGTGCTGGATCCGTTCCAGAAGGAAGCGATCCTGTGCATCGAAAACAATCAGTCCGTGCTGGTGTCCGCTCACACGTCCGCCGGCAAGACGGTGGTGGCCGAGTACGCGATCGCGAAATCGCTCGCGGACAAGCAGCGCGTCATCTACACCACCCCGATTAAGGCACTTTCGAACCAAAAGTATCGCGAGTTTCACGAAGAGTTCAAGGACGTCGGTCTGGTGACGGGCGACGTGACGATCAATCCGAGCGCCTCGTGCCTGATCATGACGACGGAAATTCTGCGCAACATGCTGTACCGTGGGTCGGAGATTATGCGCGAGGTCGGTTGGGTGATATTCGACGAAATCCATTACATGCGCGACAAAGAGCGGGGCGTGGTGTGGGAGGAAACGCTGATCCTGCTGCCGGACAATGTGCATTACGTGTTTCTGTCCGCCACGATACCGAATGCGCGCCAGTTCGCCGAGTGGGTGTGCCATCTGCACAAGCAGCCGTGCCACGTGGTGTACACGGACTATCGGCCGACGCCGCTGCAGCACTACCTGTTTCCGGCCGGTGGCGACGGGATACATTTGGTGGTGGACGAGCGAGGCCAGTTTAAGGAGGACAACTTTAACACGGCAATGAACGTGCTGCAAACGGCGGGCGAAGCGGCCAAGGGTGATCAGAAGGGCAGGAAGGGTGGCCTGAAGGCTTCGAATGCGGGCGAAACGAACATCTTCAAGATCGTGAAGATGATCATGGAGCGCAGCTTTGCGCCGGTCATCATATTCTCGTTCAGCAAGAAGGACTGCGAGGTGTACGCGATGCAGATGGCCAAGCTGGACTTTAACTCGAGCACGGAGAAGAAGCTGGTGGACGAGGTGTTTAACAACGCGATGGACGTGCTGACGGAGGAGGATCGTCAGCTGCCGCAGGTGGAGAATGTGCTGCCACTGTTGCGCCGCGGCATCGGCATCCATCACGGTGGGCTGTTGCCCATACTGAAGGAAACGATTGAAATCCTGTTTGGCGAAGGGTTGATAAAGGCACTGTTTGCGACGGAAACGTTCGCGATGGGGCTGAACATGCCGGCCCGCACGGTGCTGTTCACTAGCCCGCGCAAGTTCGACGGCAAAGACTTCCGCTGGGTGACGTCGGGCGAGTACATCCAGATGTCGGGCCGGGCGGGACGACGCGGTCTGGACGACAAGGGTATCGTTATCTTGATGATCGACGAGGCCGTGTCGCCCGCGGTCGGCAAGGACATTGTGCAGGGCCGGGCGGATCCGATCAATTCCGCGTTCCACCTGACGTACAACATGGTGCTGAACTTGCTGCGCGTGGAAGAGATCAACCCGGAGTACATGCTGGAACGGTCGTTCTTCCAGTTTCAGAACCAATCGTCCATACCGGAAATTTACAAGCGCGTGCAGAAAAAACAGAAGCAACTGCTGGCGGTAGAGATCAAGGACGAGCAGTCGATCATCTCGTACCACCACGTGCGGGAGCAGCTCGATCGGCTGGGGCAGGAGTTCCGCGAGTACATCACGCGGCCGGTCTATTTGGTGCCGTTCCTGCAGCCGGGACGCATGATAAAGATTCAATCGGACGCGGGAGAGTTCGAGTGGGGCATTATCGTGAACTTTAAGAAGGAGAACGCTGACTCGAAGCAGAATCCACTCAAGACGGAGCAGAAGGTGGTCATCGATGTGTTACTGCACGTGGCCGATGGGTTCGAGAAGGAGGGCATCCCCAAACCGTGCCCACCGGGCAAGCGCGGCTCGGTCGAGGTCGTTCCGGTGCTGCACAAGCTCGTGTCGCGCATTAGCTCGCTGCGCGTTTACTACCCGAACGATCTGCGCCCGGCGGACAATCGCCGCTCGGTGCTGAAAACGATCGAGGAGGTGAAGAAGCGTTTCCCGCAGGGTCCGCCACTGCTGAACCCGATCACCGATATGCACATCAAGGAGAAGGAGTTCCAGGGCATAGTGGACATGATCGATAAGTTCGAGAAGCGCCTGTTCGCCCACCCGCTGCACGAGTCGGCCGGGCTCGAGCGGCTGTACGCGCAGTACATGAGCAAGCTGGAGCTGGAGAAGGAGCTGCGCAACGAGAAGAATGCGCTGCGTGAAGCGCGCAGCCTGCTGCAGATGAGCGAGCTGAAGCACCGGAAGCGGGTGCTGCGACGATTGGGCTACTGTACGGCGGCGGACGTGATCGAGTTCAAGGGGCGCGTTGCGTGCGAGCTGAGCTGTGCGGACGAGCTGCTCATCACCGAGATGGTGTTTAACGGTACGTTTACCGACCTGACGCCGTCGCAATCGTGCGCCCTGCTGAGCTGCTTCGTGTGCGATGAGAAGAGCAACGAAATGCCGGCAGCGACCCACGAGCTTTCCGGTCCGCTGCGGCAGATGCAGGATCTGGCGCGACGCATTGCGAAGGTGTCGAACGAGTGCAAGGTGGAGGTGGACGAGGAGCGCTACGTGGAGTCGTTCAAACCTTTCCTGATGGATGTGGTGCTGTGCTGGTGCAAGGGCGCCTCGTTCGCGCAGCTCTGCAAGATGACGGACATCTTCGAGGGCTCCATCATTCGCTGTATGCGCCGgctggaggagctgctgcGCCAGATGGTGCAGGCGTCGAAAACGATCGGCAACACGGATCTGGAGAATAAGTTCTCCGAAGCGATCCGGTTGCTGAAGCGTGATATCGTGTTTGCCGCCTCGCTCTACTTGTAG